A window of the Pangasianodon hypophthalmus isolate fPanHyp1 chromosome 12, fPanHyp1.pri, whole genome shotgun sequence genome harbors these coding sequences:
- the LOC113527283 gene encoding 5-hydroxytryptamine receptor 7, translating into MSGWSSEMLELRLMKNQAEATTASTLSFLGNKSSCGEQPLPYGNPEKVLIGGVLIILTVSTICGNLLLVLSVCLVKKLKQPSNYLVVSLAVADLAVAVAVMPFVSITDLIGGHWIFGQLFCNVFIAMDVMCCTASILTLCVISIDRYLGISKPLTYPVRRSGKRMAKIVLFVWLLSASITLPPLFGWAQNVNDDNVCLISQDLGYTIYSTSVAFYIPMCVMLIMYYRIYRAVKISVAKHAITFPPRADDGVTYVSAVLKLQREVKERASFVQLLRNERRNVFMFKHEQKAATTLGVMLGAFSVCWLPFFLLSTVRPFICGVRCSCVPLWVERTLLWLGYANSLINPFINTFFNRDLRTTYQNLIYRYFNRKLSAASMHEALKLRNQM; encoded by the exons ATGTCTGGCTGGAGCTCTGAGATGCTGGAGCTGCGCTTAATGAAGAACCAAGCAGAAGCAACAACTGCGTCCACTTTGAGTTTTCTGGGCAATAAGAGCAGCTGTGGTGAGCAACCTCTGCCCTATGGGAATCCTGAGAAAGTGCTGATCGGAGGAGTGCTTATCATACTCACTGTTTCCACTATTTGTGGGAATTTACTGCTGGTGCTGTCAGTGTGTTTGGTGAAGAAACTCAAGCAGCCCTCTAATTACCTGGTCGTGTCTTTGGCTGTGGCGGACTTGGCCGTGGCTGTGGCTGTCATGCCTTTCGTTAGCATCACTGACCTTATAGGAGGACACTGGATCTTTGGTCAGCTCTTCTGCAATGTTTTCATCGCCATGGATGTGATGTGCTGTACAGCGTCAAtcctcactctgtgtgtgatCAGTATAGACAG GTATCTTGGCATATCGAAGCCGCTGACCTATCCTGTGAGGCGAAGTGGAAAGCGTATGGCAAAAATAGTGTTGTTTGTATGGCTGCTTTCTGCCTCCATCACGTTGCCCCCGTTGTTTGGCTGGGCTCAGAATGTCAACGATGATAATGTGTGCCTGATCAGCCAGGACCTGGGCTACACCATTTATTCCACCTCTGTGGCCTTCTACATCCCcatgtgtgtgatgctgatcATGTACTACCGGATATACCGAGCTGTCAAAATCAGTGTGGCCAAGCACGCCATCACATTCCCCCCGAGAGCTGACGATGGTGTGACTTATGTGTCCGCTGTGCTGAAACTGCAGAGGGAGGTGAAGGAGCGCGCTAGCTTTGTACAGCTCCTGAGGAATGAACGCAGGAACGTGTTCATGTTCAAGCATGAGCAGAAGGCAGCAACCACATTGGGCGTTATGCTAGGAGCGTTCAGTGTGTGCTGGCTGCCTTTCTTTCTGCTCTCCACGGTGCGGCCCTTTATCTGTGGCGTGCGCTGCAGTTGCGTGCCCTTGTGGGTGGAGAGGACCCTGCTGTGGCTGGGCTATGCCAACTCTCTCATTAACCCCTTTATAAACACCTTCTTCAACCGAGACCTCAGGACCACCTACCAGAACCTCATTTACAGATACTTCAACCGCAAGCTCTCAGCAGCTAGCATGCATGAAGCACTGAAACTGCGAAACCAGATGTGA
- the pank1b gene encoding pantothenate kinase 1, giving the protein MENTKTPEHNGAATHYTNGLLNGFHPAQSSPSGGGVSVGGLGGGGGGGGDDSGPNCSGGHNGIENFHHLLHHQDVAHSHGSPAKRCRLRRRMDSGRKHRPPFPWFGMDIGGTLVKLVYFEPKDITAEEEQEEVESLKSIRRYLTSNVAYGNTGIRDVHLELKNLIMCGRKGNLHFIRFPTHDMHSFIQMGRDKNFSSLHTTLCATGGGAYKFEEDFRTVANLELQKLDELDCLIQGLLYVDSVGFNGHPECYFFQNPSDPENCVKRPCCLDNPFPMLLVNIGSGVSILAVYSKDNYKRVTGTSLGGGTFLGLCCLLTGCETFEEALEMAAKGDSTNVDKLVKDIYGGDYERFGLQGSAVASSFGHMMSKERRDSISKEDLARATLVTITNNIGSIARMCAVNEKIERVVFVGNFLRINTVSTKLLAYAMDFWSKGQLKALFLEHEGYFGAVGAFLELLKMTDDL; this is encoded by the exons ATGGAGAATACCAAAACACCCGAACATAATGGAgcagctacacactacaccaacGGGCTGCTGAACGGCTTTCACCCGGCGCAGTCTAGTCCGAGCGGAGGTGGCGTTAGTGTCGGTGGTttaggaggtggaggaggtggaggaggagatgACAGTGGCCCGAACTGTAGCGGTGGCCATAATGGTATTGAAAATTTCCACCATCTTCTTCACCATCAGGATGTCGCGCACAGCCACGGCTCTCCTGCTAAACGCTGCAGGCTCCGCAGACGGATGGACTCGGGGAGAAAACACCGACCCC CCTTCCCATGGTTTGGCATGGATATCGGAGGCACTCTGGTGAAGCTGGTCTACTTCGAACCGAAGGACATCACAGCAGAAGAGGAACAGGAGGAAGTGGAGAGCCTGAAGAGCATCCGCCGCTACCTAACATCCAACGTGGCCTATGGCAACACGGGCATCCGTGATGTGCACCTGGAGCTGAAGAACCTGATCATGTGTGGCCGCAAGGGCAACCTGCACTTCATCCGTTTTCCCACACACGACATGCACAGCTTCATCCAGATGGGCCGTGACAAGAACTTCTCCAGCCTGCACACCACGCTGTGTGCTACTGGAGGGGGAGCCTACAAGTTTGAGGAGGATTTCAGGACg GTGGCGAATCTGGAGCTGCAGAAGCTGGACGAGCTGGACTGTCTGATCCAGGGCCTGCTCTACGTCGACTCTGTCGGTTTCAACGGCCACCCAGAGTGCTACTTTTTCCAAAACCCCTCTGATCCTGAAAACTGTGTCAAGAGGCCATGTTGCCTTGACAATCCCTTTCCCATGTTGCTGGTAAACATCGGCTCAGGGGTCAGCATCCTGGCAGTTTACTCCAAAGACAATTACAAACGGGTCACAGGCACCAG TTTGGGAGGGGGTACGTTTCTCGGTTTGTGCTGCCTGCTGACCGGCTGTGAGACGTTTGAGGAGGCTTTAGAAATGGCGGCGAAAGGGGATAGTACAAACGTCGACAAGCTGGTAAAGGACATTTACGGTGGTGATTATGAGCGCTTTGGTCTTCAGGGGTCTGCTGTTGCATCCAG TTTTGGTCATATGATGAGCAAGGAGAGACGTGATAGCATCAGCAAAGAAGACTTAGCCAGAGCTACTCTTGTCACCATAACAAACAACATCGGTTCCATTGCCCGCATGTGTGCTGTGAATGAG aaaatcGAAAGAGTTGTATTTGTTGGGAATTTCCTGCGAATCAACACAGTTTCTACAAAGCTGCTAGCTTACGCCATGGACTTTTGGTCAAAGGGACAGTTGAAAGCCCTGTTTTTGGAACATGAA GGTTATTTCGGGGCTGTTGGTGCCTTCCTAGAGCTACTGAAGATGACGGATGACCTCTGA